Sequence from the Saccharopolyspora pogona genome:
ACGCGTCGGCGTCAACGCATCTGATCGGGCCTGCTGCCACCTGTCGCCATGGCACCGTCCCCGATACCGGCTCCGGCCACCACTGGGATACCACTGATACGCAGTGGATTCTGATCGAACCATTGCTACGCGTGGGGTGTACGGGTACATCCCACGCGTAGCACGAGCAGAACTGGTTGACACGCGCTCCACATGACGCGCTTTACGCACTATTCCGCTGCGTACAGCTATCGCATGGCACGGGCGGCCGCTCGCGCCACCCAGCCCTTGGTCGACGAAGCCCCGGCGGCCCCCGCTTCCATGAGACTCAGTGCGTCGGTTCCACACGGTGCTCATGCGAACAACTCGTCGCGGTAGATGCTGAACCGGACCATGCGTGCCGCGTCGATGAGTGCGGGTCGGAACCGATGCCACGGCTCGCCGTTGCCGCTGGCGAGCGTGAGTGAGGCGACCACGGCGCCCGCTTGGTTGCTGATCGCGGCAGACATCGACGAGCGGCCCATGATGTCCCGGTGTACCGAGACGTGCGCGTCCCGCACGGGATCGGCGTCGGTACCCGGCCCGTCGAACGCCTGGAACAGGACGCCGGCTGATGAGTTGGTGTTCCGGAGCCTGCTGCCTTCGTGGATGTCGTGCGGGCCGTGACCCGCCCTGGCCAGGCTTACCACGAGGGCCTCGTCTTGGTCGAGCACACTGAGGTAGGCGGTCCGGCCCGTCGTATGGGCAAGATCGCGGATGTGGCGCGACGTGTCCCGTTGGATCCGGCGCACGCAGGGTGCGGAACTGCCGATCGCCCACACCCTCGTTGCGAGCCGGTACCGGCCGTCGGGTTGCTGTTCGAGGCCGCCCCACTCGGTCAGCTCCCGCACCATGCGCCACGCCGTGGCTACGGGCAGGCCGGTCCGCTCGGCGATCTGGGTGACCTGCAGCGCGCCCGACGCACGCTCCACCACGTCCAGCACCGACAAGACGCGCGCTGCGACACTTCGTTGGCGCATCTTCCCGCTCCTTCCGCTCCCCGTCGCGCGAAGCTAACACCAGCGGTGGACGATGTCCGAGCGGCGAGTTCGCCGTCCCACTCTGTGAGCGCTTTTCACGCAATGAAAACGGAAGGCCGGGTTCGCGTCGCCGAACTCGCAAACTCGGCACCGTGCTTCGACAAATCTCCGTATTGGCGTGCTGCGGCGCGCTGCTGACCGCCTGCTCATCAAGCAACGCCGAGAACGGCGGCGTCGCAGACTCCCTCACCGCGGCGCTCGCCGCGCCCGTCAACTGCCTCGACCCGCACCAGACTCCGCAGACACCGAATCTGCAGGTGTCTCGCCAGCTCGTGGACTCGCTCACCGACCAGGATCCGAAGACCGGCAAGATCGTGCCCTGGCTCGCCACTGCCTGGAAGGTCGACGAACAGGCGACGCGGTTCACGTTCACGCTTCGCGACGGTGTCACATTCAGCGACGGCAGCCCGTTGGACGCCGCCGCAGTTGTCGCGAACCTCGACGATGTGGCTGGATTGGGCGCACGGTCCCCGCTCGGCACCACCTACCTCGCCGGCTACGGGGGTTCGTCCGCTCTCGACGCGCACACCGTCGAGGTGCGGTTCTCGACCCCGAGCGCGCAGTTCTTGCAAGCCACCTCGATGGTCACGCTCGGATTGCTCTCACCCAGCACGCTCGAACGGACCGCGGAGGAGCGCTGCGCCGGCACGCTCGTCGGATCCGGCCCGTTCGTGCTCGACCGGGTCGCGCTCAACGAGGAGGCAGGGCTGTCCGCACGCACCGGATACGCATGGGCGAGCGACCTGGCCATCCACCGGGATACACCGCGTATACGAAAGTTGACCTTCGCCATCGTCACCGATCCGAGTGCCCGGCACGGCAGCCTCTTCTCCGGGCAGCTGGACGCCGACTTGCAGGTGCTCCAGCAGGACGAGCCGTCCTTCAGCGACCAGGGGCCACGGCTGCTGTCAGGCACCCGACCCGGTGTCGTGTACACGTTGCTGCCCAACGAGTCCAGGCCTGCGCTGAGCGATCCCACCGTGCGGCGCGCCATCGGCGCCGCCATCGACCGGTCCCAGTTCGCGCCGCTGTTGTCGGCGGGTGAACGGCCCGCGACCGACGTGCTGGCCACCACTACGCCGGGCTACGCCAACCGCTCCCAGAACTTGGCGTTCGATCCACGCGAAGCGGCGAGACTGCTCGACGCGGCTGGCTGGCGGCCCGGCACGGACGGTGTACGAGCCAAGGGCGCAGATCGGCTGTCCTTCACCCTTGTCTATTCAGCGACCGAACGCTATGGCGCCGTCTACCAGCTCATCGCGCAGCAGTTGGCCGAGGCCGGGATCGAACTGCGCCCGACTCCTCTCGACGACGCGACCAACAGCGCCCGGCAGGGCGCGGGCGACTACGACTTCGTGTCCTGGACGGTGACCCGCGGAGATCCCACAGTGCTGGCGAGCCTGTACCCGGTGAAGAGTGCGAATCCCCTTCGGCGCACCACGCCCGACGAGGTCGATACCGCCATCGCGAGGATCGCCACGGTGCTGGACCCCACCGAGCGTGTGCGCGCTGTCGACGCGGCTGCCCAGGCGATCCTGGCCGGCGGGCACGGCATTCCCCTCTTCGAACAGGCCTCATCGGTGGGCTTGGCGCCCCGAGTCAGCGGTGTCCGGCTCGACGCGTCGGGCCGACCGGTATTCCAGGATGCGGAGGTTCGGTCATGAACGCGTGGAACGACTTCGCCGGTGGGCGTGCGGTGGACGCAGCGACCTTCGTCGCTGCCTCGCACACGTTGCTGGAGTCGGCGGTCGCCGCCGCCGGTGGTGGCGAGGCCACCCGTGCAGAGTTCGTCGCTGGGCTGGCGGCCAGCCTGAGCACGTCGGGTCCGTACGCGACATTGCGGCTCGACACCGGACTCGCAGACCAGGAGGTCCGCCGGGAGCTGACGGAAAACGTCGAGGCGGTGTCCTCGCTGGTCCTGGACCTCGTCCGGAGTGCCCGCCCGTCAGGCGTGTCTGGTCCAGTCGACATCCAGAGCAGCTGTGTCGGCTACGCGTGGATCCCGCCGGTGGCCGAACGGCTCACGGCCGACGCGGGTCTGCACGCGGCGCGCAACCTCTACAACGAGTGGCTCTGGCAACTCGTGCTGCTGCGGGACGCTCTCATCCCGTTCACTAACCCGGCGGAGGTGCTCCTGCTCGCCGACGCGGACGGACTGACCCGGCTGCGAGACACCCGCGACTGGTTCGCCGTCCAGGTGATGACCAGGCGAGTCCCGCACGCCGCGATCGTGCGGTTCGCCGCAGAAGCCGTCACCGCAGAACACGTCGATGGCGCGTACGGCTTCCAACACGGTGGCGTGGTCGTCCTGCCGCCGGTCGCGCTGGACGGTCCGCTGCTCGGTCCGGTCTACCTGCTGACCTGGCGCGAAACCAAGCTCGTCCCCGAGGACCTCGCCTTCTTCGTGCACGCAGAGCAGCTGTCCGTGAACACGTTGTCCGCACCTACGAGGGCGGCAGGCGAGGTCGAGGTGGTCGAGCTGTTCGACCGGCTCGTCCCCGGCTCACCCGGACCCGGCGGGACCCGCACGTTGACCCTGGTGGTCGGATTCGACGACCACGAGTGGAGGGTGGACCTCGGGCAGGCGCTGCGCGGTCACCGTTACGCCAGCCGACCGCCCCATCAAGACAGTCCGCGTAACACGTCTGCAGTGGACAATTCGTGGTCTGGGTGCGCGGTACTCCGCGAGGACGGTGCGGTGTCGGTGCCGGACGGTAGTCTCATCCCGACCGGTGGCCAGCGCGCTCTGACTCTGGCGCTGCTCGGCCGGTTGCGACCGGGCAATGTGGTGCTCTACACCGGCCAGGACGTCAGCGGGCAACATGTGCTGCTCGACATCCGGAGTTGACGTGCGCCGATTCGTTGTGCGGCGCATCGGGCAGGCCGCCGTCGTGGTGTTGGCGGCCTACACCCTCACCTTCGCCGCGTTCTATCTTCTGCCCGCGGACCCGGTGCGAATCATGATCGGCCCAGAGAACGCGATCGACGAGGCGCGGGTGGCCGCGCTGCGGGCCGCGTACGGCCTCGACCGGCCAGCGCTCGTGCGTTACGTCGACGGATTGCTCGATGCCGTACGCGGCGACTTCGGCACCTCGTTCCAGACCGGACGCGGTGTCGGCGCGACGATCGCCGAGGCTGCACCACGCACCCTCGCACTGGCTGGCGCCGCGTTGCTGCTGGCTGTCCCCGTCGGGTTCCTGATCGCCTGGCTGGCCGCGCACACGCGCCAGCCGTGGTTGCGCCGGCTGCTCGGCAGCCTGCCCGGGTTGTCGCTGTCCGTGCCGACGTTCTGGCTCGGACTGGTGCTGTTGCAGGCATTCTCCTTCGGGCTTCGGCTGTTTCCGGCTCGCGGCGACGACGGGCTCGCCGGTCTGGTCCTGCCGGCCGTGACTCTGGCGGTGCCGTCGTCGGCCTTCGTTGCGCAGGTGCTGCTGCCGCGCCTGACCGCGGAGATGCAACAGACCTATGTGGACACCGCGAGAGCCAAAGGCGCCTCACGCGCCCGCGCCGTGTCTGTTCACGCGCTGCGCAACGCCGCTATGCCCGCACTGACAATGGTGGCGCTGCTGGTCGGCTGGCTGCTGTCCGGCTCGGTCGTGGTCGAGACGATCTACGCCCGCAACGGGCTCGGTCGGCTCATCGAGTCAGCGGTCACAAGCCGGGACCTGCCGATGTTGCAGGGCTTGGTCACGGTGACCACAGCGGTCGTAACCCTGCTCGCTCTGGCGGTGGACCTGGCGTATCCGCTGGTGGACCCGAGGGAGCGCGCACGATGACCCGGCTGCGCAATCTCGGGGTCGCGCCGTCTGCCGCTGTCCTGGTCCTGGCCGGGACCGCAGCTCTCGCACCAAGCGTCTTCTCCCCCGCCGACCCGCTGCGCGGTGATCTCGCCGAGCGGCTGCGGCCACCAGAGGCGTTACACCCGTTCGGCACCGACGAACTCGGCCGGGACCTGCTCGCCCGGATCGTGCACGGGGCGGCACCGTCGTTGCAGGCCGCGGTCCTCGCGGTGGCCATCGCGGTGCTGGCGGGCGCGGCGCTCGGCCTGGTTGCGGGCACGACACGCGGTTTCGTCGATGACGTGATCATGCGGGCGGTCGAGGTGTTGCTCGCCGTGCCGTCGTTCCTCCTTGTGCTCGGAGTGATCGCGGTGCTCGGTCCCGGGACCAGCAACGTGGCAGTGGCCGTGGGCCTTTCCTCCTCGGCGGTATTCGCTCGAATCACGCGTGCCGAGGTGATCCGTGTCAGCAAAGCCGGTTATGTCGAGGCAGCAGTGGTCTGCGGCACGAGCCGCCCGACCGTCCTGTTGACCCATGTGCTGCCCAACGCCGCGAGCCCGATCGTCGCACTGGCCACATTAGAGCTCGGCAACGCGATCCTCACCGTCGCGGCCGTCAGCTTCCTCGGGTTCGGCGCCCCGTTGCCGGAGCCCGAGTGGGGTTCGATGATCGCTGCCGGGCGGCCCTTTCTCGCCTCGGCGTGGTGGCTGACGACTGTGCCTGGTCTTGTCATCGTCGCCGTCGTGCTCGCGGCCAACCATCTCGGACACAT
This genomic interval carries:
- a CDS encoding ABC transporter permease, producing MRRFVVRRIGQAAVVVLAAYTLTFAAFYLLPADPVRIMIGPENAIDEARVAALRAAYGLDRPALVRYVDGLLDAVRGDFGTSFQTGRGVGATIAEAAPRTLALAGAALLLAVPVGFLIAWLAAHTRQPWLRRLLGSLPGLSLSVPTFWLGLVLLQAFSFGLRLFPARGDDGLAGLVLPAVTLAVPSSAFVAQVLLPRLTAEMQQTYVDTARAKGASRARAVSVHALRNAAMPALTMVALLVGWLLSGSVVVETIYARNGLGRLIESAVTSRDLPMLQGLVTVTTAVVTLLALAVDLAYPLVDPRERAR
- a CDS encoding helix-turn-helix domain-containing protein, which codes for MRQRSVAARVLSVLDVVERASGALQVTQIAERTGLPVATAWRMVRELTEWGGLEQQPDGRYRLATRVWAIGSSAPCVRRIQRDTSRHIRDLAHTTGRTAYLSVLDQDEALVVSLARAGHGPHDIHEGSRLRNTNSSAGVLFQAFDGPGTDADPVRDAHVSVHRDIMGRSSMSAAISNQAGAVVASLTLASGNGEPWHRFRPALIDAARMVRFSIYRDELFA
- a CDS encoding ABC transporter substrate-binding protein produces the protein MLRQISVLACCGALLTACSSSNAENGGVADSLTAALAAPVNCLDPHQTPQTPNLQVSRQLVDSLTDQDPKTGKIVPWLATAWKVDEQATRFTFTLRDGVTFSDGSPLDAAAVVANLDDVAGLGARSPLGTTYLAGYGGSSALDAHTVEVRFSTPSAQFLQATSMVTLGLLSPSTLERTAEERCAGTLVGSGPFVLDRVALNEEAGLSARTGYAWASDLAIHRDTPRIRKLTFAIVTDPSARHGSLFSGQLDADLQVLQQDEPSFSDQGPRLLSGTRPGVVYTLLPNESRPALSDPTVRRAIGAAIDRSQFAPLLSAGERPATDVLATTTPGYANRSQNLAFDPREAARLLDAAGWRPGTDGVRAKGADRLSFTLVYSATERYGAVYQLIAQQLAEAGIELRPTPLDDATNSARQGAGDYDFVSWTVTRGDPTVLASLYPVKSANPLRRTTPDEVDTAIARIATVLDPTERVRAVDAAAQAILAGGHGIPLFEQASSVGLAPRVSGVRLDASGRPVFQDAEVRS
- a CDS encoding ABC transporter permease; protein product: MTRLRNLGVAPSAAVLVLAGTAALAPSVFSPADPLRGDLAERLRPPEALHPFGTDELGRDLLARIVHGAAPSLQAAVLAVAIAVLAGAALGLVAGTTRGFVDDVIMRAVEVLLAVPSFLLVLGVIAVLGPGTSNVAVAVGLSSSAVFARITRAEVIRVSKAGYVEAAVVCGTSRPTVLLTHVLPNAASPIVALATLELGNAILTVAAVSFLGFGAPLPEPEWGSMIAAGRPFLASAWWLTTVPGLVIVAVVLAANHLGHILRSETR